From Selenomonas sp. AB3002, one genomic window encodes:
- the pfkA gene encoding 6-phosphofructokinase, with translation MIKKAIAVMTSGGDSPGMNAAARAVVRTALSEGVGVYGIYNGYQGMLDDEIVELDSRSVSDMIQRGGTFLGTARSMEFKTPEGRKKGFDNLMKHGIEGLVIIGGDGSLTGGSLLSKETGIPIVGLPGTIDNDVWGMDYTIGCDTAANTIVDAINKLRDTASAHRRIMVVEVMGRNSGWLAMMAGIAGGAEYVLVPEVKYDLDEMCHELKAMYDAGKRYSIIVIAEGAGSGVGLGKVVEEKTGIDTRVSVLGHIQRGGSPTVEDRMKASMLGEKAALAIISGATNLVFGFNEGKVVGVNLFDAVNNTKTLDPELVRLSRVLA, from the coding sequence ATGATCAAGAAAGCGATTGCCGTAATGACTTCTGGCGGTGACAGCCCGGGCATGAATGCTGCTGCCCGCGCTGTGGTCCGCACTGCTCTCAGCGAGGGCGTGGGTGTCTACGGCATCTATAACGGCTATCAGGGCATGCTGGACGATGAAATCGTGGAGCTGGACAGCCGCAGCGTCAGCGACATGATCCAGCGTGGCGGTACCTTCCTGGGCACTGCCCGTTCCATGGAGTTCAAGACTCCCGAGGGCCGCAAGAAGGGCTTTGACAACCTGATGAAGCACGGCATTGAGGGCCTGGTCATCATCGGCGGTGACGGCAGTCTCACCGGCGGCTCTCTCCTGTCCAAGGAAACGGGCATTCCCATCGTAGGCCTGCCGGGCACCATCGACAACGATGTCTGGGGCATGGACTACACCATCGGCTGCGACACTGCTGCCAACACCATCGTGGATGCCATCAACAAGCTCCGCGACACGGCTTCTGCTCACCGCCGCATCATGGTGGTAGAGGTCATGGGCCGCAACTCCGGCTGGCTGGCCATGATGGCAGGCATCGCCGGCGGCGCCGAGTATGTGCTGGTGCCTGAGGTGAAGTACGACCTGGATGAGATGTGCCATGAGCTCAAGGCCATGTACGATGCAGGCAAGCGCTACAGCATCATCGTCATCGCGGAGGGCGCAGGCTCCGGTGTGGGCCTGGGCAAGGTGGTTGAGGAGAAGACGGGCATCGACACCCGTGTCTCTGTGCTGGGCCATATCCAGCGTGGGGGCTCTCCTACGGTGGAGGACCGCATGAAGGCCTCCATGCTGGGCGAGAAAGCTGCTCTGGCCATCATCTCCGGTGCTACCAACCTGGTCTTCGGCTTCAACGAGGGCAAGGTAGTAGGTGTCAACCTCTTCGATGCTGTCAACAACACCAAGACCCTTGACCCTGAGCTTGTGCGCCTGTCCCGCGTGCTGGCGTAA